A region from the Diorhabda sublineata isolate icDioSubl1.1 chromosome X, icDioSubl1.1, whole genome shotgun sequence genome encodes:
- the LOC130451195 gene encoding ADP-ribosylation factor-like protein 6 — protein sequence MGLFQKLATFLGVKKKEVNVLVVGLNNSGKSTVVNKFKNEDERVTDVVPTVGFSVERFQNKNLSFTAFDMSGHGRYRDLWEHYYKDCHGIIFVIDSSDRLRLVVVKEELDLLLQHPDICNKKIPILFFANKMDSKEALSSVKIAAGLGLDKIMKKPWHISSSNALTGEGLQDGVEWLTQQIREMIIAKQ from the exons atgGGGTTATTCCAAAAACTAGCCACTTTCCTAGGGGTGAAAAAAAAAGAGGTTAATGTATTAGTGGTGGGGTTAAATAATAGTGGCAAATCGACTGtggtaaataaatttaagaatgaAGACGAGAGAGTTACTGATGTTGTGCCTACAGTAGGTTTTTCAGTTGAGAGGTTTCaaa ACAAAAACCTCTCTTTTACAGCGTTTGATATGTCCGGCCACGGACGATATAGAGACCTTTGGGAACATTATTACAAAGACTGCCATGGAATCATCTTCGTTATAGACAGTAGCGACAGATTAAGATTGGTTGTAGTGAAGGAAGAATTAGATCTTCTTCTTCAGCATCCtgatatttgtaacaaaaaaattccaattttgttTTTCGCCAATAAAATGGACAGTAAAGAAGCTTTAAGTAGCGTTAAGATAGCTGCAGGTTTAGGACTAgataaaattatgaagaaacCATGGCATATATCTTCCAGTAATGCTCTTACTGGAGAAGGGTTACAGGATGGAGTCGAATGGTTGACACAACAGATTCGGGAAATGATAATAGCCAAACAGtag
- the LOC130451870 gene encoding uncharacterized protein LOC130451870: MATMMYPSLTKSQSMRTKRKSAVELLAESKPFYVKSEVVRDSTQALPLRPNSNTSAYGTYNRSKSVNVAGHGSNYRSTTLPQYMAVSPSRSLPPLTHRRSVHSTANTDLLQNRLRQLLVCDSAEELRVDQMAPLSPPAEYAQRCHKSLPDLHCREPSSNKSSNKSLSNRDSGGSSGHYTQRSEPPPPPRQEVRRDSGSSTQHSGGSSYYCCQEAECRATRHPSQLSPGLSQPPATFKRQKCLRYKRERPILRSKSDISDRYRRSSDPPHLQHFFENLGLPSDMYEEMLSRSDSSDSPVFFSDVSTVDSSRPIDNVEHCPSAYRSGDPPSIVERNARIIKWLCNCKKLQLS; the protein is encoded by the exons ATGGCTACAATGATGTATCCAAGCCTCACAAAATCTCAGAGTATGAGAACTAAGAGAAAATCAGCTGTGGAACTATTAGCTGAGAGCAAGCCATTTTATGTAAAGTCTGAAGTGGTTAGAGACAGTACTCAGGCCCTACCATTAAGGCCTAATTCAAACACTAGTGCATATGGTACTTATAATCGCAGTAAGTCTGTAAATGTAGCAGGTCATGGATCTAATTATAGATCCACAACTCTTCCACAAT ATATGGCTGTATCCCCTTCGAGATCCCTACCACCATTGACACATCGACGATCAGTACATTCCACAGCAAATACAGATTTGTTACAAAATCGGCTACGTCAATTATTGGTATGTGATAGTGCAGAAGAATTGAGAGTAGATCAAATGGCACCACTCAGTCCACCTGCTGAATATGCACAAAGATGTCACAAAAGCCTCCCAGATTTGCACTGCCGTGAGCCTAGCTCTAACAAGAGCAGCAATAAAAGCCTTTCAAACAGGGACAGTGGTGGTTCCAGTGGTCATTATACTCAGAGAAGTGAACCTCCACCACCACCTCGAcag GAGGTGCGTCGTGATTCTGGATCAAGCACACAGCATAGTGGTGGCAGCTCCTATTATTGTTGTCAAGAAGCAGAATGTCGAGCTACTAGACACCCTTCACAACTTTCTCCTGGCTTATCACAACCACCAGCTACCTTCAAGCGCCAGAAATGTCTTCGTTATAAAAGAGAAAGACCCATCTTACGATCCAAATCAGACATTAGCGATCGTTACCGAAGATCCTCGGATCCTCCGCACCTACAACATTTCTTCGAAAACTTGGGACTTCCTAGTGATATGTATGAGGAAATGTTGAGTCGCAG CGATTCCTCGGATAGTCCAGTCTTCTTCTCAGATGTATCGACTGTGGATTCGAGTAGGCCGATTGATAATGTAGAACATTGTCCTTCAGCTTATAGATCTGGCGATCCTCCATCAATCGTCGAAAGAAACGCACGAATTATCAAATGGCTGTGTAACTGCAAAAAATTGCAGTTATCCTGA